In one window of Haloimpatiens sp. FM7315 DNA:
- a CDS encoding aldehyde dehydrogenase — translation MDDFSKIVENQRIYFNGGSTQNIDFRINALKKLKKAIEDNESLILKALKEDLNKNEAEAYMTEIGVSLSEISYMIKNIQKFLKKKKVKTPLAYMGSKSYIVPEPLGIALIISPWNYPFQLAINPLIGSIAAGNCSILKNSSMSPNTSKAIKKIISDNFEENYIYVADNDKGMSSRVLEEKYDYIFFTGSPSIGRVVMSSASKNLTPVTLELGGKSPCIVHKDADLKTSAKRICFGKFSNAGQTCVSPDYVLVHKDISKAFVEEIKNTLITFYTENPENSDKYGKIINAKHFNRLKNLLSEGKIEIGGQTCEDKLYIAPTVMNEVSLDSTLMEEEIFGPILPVIEYTNLDSIIKFINMRSKPLALYIFSKNPETQNKIIKSTSSGGVCVNDTLIHMTSNYLPFGGVGESGMGNYHGLASFKVFSHEKSILKSSTLIDMKIYPPYDISLKKLKKLLKFL, via the coding sequence ATGGATGATTTTTCTAAAATAGTAGAAAATCAAAGAATTTATTTTAATGGGGGATCAACCCAAAATATAGATTTTCGAATAAATGCATTGAAAAAACTAAAAAAGGCTATAGAAGATAATGAAAGCTTAATTTTAAAAGCTCTAAAAGAAGACTTAAACAAAAATGAAGCAGAAGCTTATATGACTGAAATTGGTGTTAGTCTTTCAGAAATAAGCTACATGATTAAGAATATACAAAAATTTTTAAAAAAGAAGAAAGTGAAAACCCCACTTGCATATATGGGCAGTAAAAGTTACATAGTTCCAGAGCCTTTAGGCATTGCTTTAATAATATCACCTTGGAACTATCCCTTTCAGCTAGCAATAAATCCACTAATAGGATCTATCGCCGCAGGAAACTGCTCTATTTTAAAAAATTCCAGTATGTCACCTAATACTTCAAAGGCCATAAAAAAGATCATCAGCGATAACTTTGAAGAAAATTATATTTACGTTGCGGATAACGATAAAGGAATGTCTTCAAGAGTTTTAGAAGAAAAATATGATTATATATTTTTTACAGGTTCTCCTAGTATTGGGAGAGTTGTTATGAGCTCTGCCTCTAAAAATTTAACCCCAGTAACATTAGAATTAGGAGGCAAAAGTCCCTGCATTGTTCATAAAGATGCTGATTTAAAAACCTCTGCCAAAAGGATATGCTTTGGGAAATTTTCAAATGCAGGGCAGACCTGCGTATCCCCTGATTATGTCTTGGTTCACAAAGATATATCAAAGGCTTTTGTAGAAGAAATAAAAAATACATTAATAACTTTTTACACTGAGAATCCTGAAAATAGTGACAAATACGGGAAAATAATAAACGCAAAGCACTTTAACAGATTAAAAAATCTACTTAGTGAAGGAAAGATAGAAATAGGAGGTCAAACTTGTGAAGACAAGCTGTATATAGCCCCTACGGTTATGAATGAGGTTTCTTTAGATTCTACCCTTATGGAAGAAGAAATATTTGGACCAATACTTCCTGTAATAGAATATACGAATTTGGATAGTATAATAAAATTTATTAATATGAGATCAAAGCCCTTAGCCCTTTATATTTTTTCTAAAAATCCGGAGACTCAAAATAAGATTATTAAGAGTACAAGTTCTGGTGGAGTCTGTGTTAATGATACTTTAATTCACATGACTAGTAACTACCTTCCCTTTGGTGGAGTTGGAGAAAGCGGCATGGGAAATTATCACGGACTTGCTTCTTTTAAAGTTTTTTCTCACGAAAAAAGCATATTAAAAAGCAGCACCTTAATAGACATGAAAATCTATCCTCCATATGACATAAGTTTAAAAAAATTAAAAAAACTATTGAAGTTTTTATAG
- the asnS gene encoding asparagine--tRNA ligase: MENVLVKSLYRQTQDFASKEVKISGWVKTVRASKAFGFMEINDGSFFKNIQVVFEESLDNFKEIDKFPISASVEVEGTLVETPGSKQPFEIKASKVTLVGNSSADYPLQKKRHTFEYLRTIAHLRPRSNAFSAVFRVRSVAAYAIHKFFQEKGFVYVHTPIITASDAEGAGEMFRVTTLDLENLPKTEDGKVDYSKDFFEKSTNLTVSGQLEGEIYALAFRNIYTFGPTFRAENSNTGRHASEFWMIEPEISFADLIDDMDLAEEMVKFIIKYVMETVPEEIEFFNSFIDKGLKERLSNVANSDFARITYTEAVEILKKADVEFKYPVEWGSDLQTEHERYITEKVYKKPVFVTDYPKEIKAFYMRINEDNKTVAAADLLVPGIGEIIGGSQREERLEVLEARIAELGLEKEAYWWYLELRKYGETKHAGFGLGFERMVMYLTGMSNIRDVIPFPRTPGNAEF, from the coding sequence ATGGAAAATGTATTAGTTAAAAGCCTTTATAGGCAAACACAAGATTTTGCTTCTAAAGAAGTAAAAATTTCAGGATGGGTAAAAACAGTAAGAGCTTCTAAAGCTTTTGGTTTTATGGAAATCAATGATGGAAGTTTCTTTAAAAATATTCAAGTGGTATTTGAGGAATCTTTAGATAATTTCAAAGAAATAGATAAATTCCCAATAAGTGCTTCTGTAGAAGTTGAGGGAACTTTAGTAGAGACACCAGGTTCAAAACAACCCTTTGAGATTAAAGCAAGTAAAGTAACTTTAGTTGGAAACTCTTCAGCAGATTATCCACTACAAAAGAAAAGACACACTTTTGAATACCTAAGAACTATAGCTCATTTAAGACCTAGAAGCAATGCTTTTTCAGCAGTGTTTAGAGTTCGTTCAGTAGCTGCTTATGCTATTCATAAGTTCTTCCAAGAAAAAGGTTTTGTATATGTTCATACTCCAATAATCACAGCAAGTGATGCTGAAGGTGCAGGAGAAATGTTTAGAGTAACAACTTTAGATCTTGAAAACCTTCCAAAAACTGAAGATGGAAAAGTAGATTATTCTAAAGACTTTTTTGAAAAATCTACAAACCTTACAGTAAGTGGTCAGTTAGAAGGGGAAATATACGCTTTAGCTTTTAGAAATATCTATACTTTCGGACCTACTTTTAGAGCTGAAAATTCAAACACAGGAAGACACGCTTCTGAGTTTTGGATGATAGAGCCAGAAATATCTTTTGCAGATCTTATAGATGATATGGACCTTGCAGAGGAAATGGTTAAATTCATAATAAAATACGTTATGGAAACTGTTCCAGAAGAAATAGAGTTCTTTAATAGCTTTATAGATAAAGGATTAAAAGAAAGATTAAGCAACGTTGCAAATTCTGATTTTGCAAGAATAACTTATACTGAAGCTGTTGAAATATTAAAGAAAGCCGATGTTGAATTTAAGTATCCAGTAGAATGGGGTAGCGATTTACAAACAGAGCATGAAAGATATATAACAGAAAAAGTATATAAAAAGCCAGTGTTTGTAACAGATTATCCAAAGGAAATAAAAGCTTTTTATATGAGAATTAATGAAGATAACAAGACTGTTGCAGCAGCAGATCTTTTAGTACCAGGAATAGGTGAGATTATTGGAGGAAGTCAAAGAGAAGAAAGACTTGAGGTTCTAGAGGCAAGAATTGCTGAACTTGGCCTTGAAAAAGAGGCTTACTGGTGGTATTTAGAGCTTAGGAAATATGGAGAAACAAAACATGCTGGATTTGGGTTAGGTTTTGAAAGAATGGTAATGTATCTAACTGGAATGAGTAACATTAGAGATGTTATACCATTCCCAAGAACTCCAGGAAATGCAGAATTTTAA
- a CDS encoding TIGR03915 family putative DNA repair protein, translating into MLGFLRFKAIEKNVYYAPMEPDHNILELITPHFVHRFQCENFIIHDVKRELASLYNGSEWIVVYLNKEEGKRLENSLDEGIYEKLWKEYFKSTAIKNRKNERLQKNYMPKRYWKYMLETEE; encoded by the coding sequence ATGCTTGGTTTCTTAAGGTTTAAAGCTATAGAAAAAAATGTTTATTATGCGCCTATGGAGCCTGATCACAATATTTTAGAGCTTATAACACCTCATTTTGTACACAGATTTCAGTGTGAAAATTTTATTATTCATGATGTAAAAAGAGAACTTGCAAGTTTATATAATGGTTCAGAGTGGATAGTTGTTTATTTAAATAAAGAAGAGGGAAAAAGACTTGAAAATTCTTTAGATGAGGGAATTTATGAAAAGCTATGGAAGGAATACTTTAAAAGTACTGCTATTAAAAACAGAAAAAATGAAAGATTACAGAAAAATTATATGCCAAAGAGGTATTGGAAATACATGTTAGAAACTGAGGAATAA
- a CDS encoding DMT family transporter has translation MIEFVKGDEYMNDSKKVTEGYLLVALCGTCWGLMGVLTKKLDLLGFDEFSVSSLRPTVAALFYLLYTLIKEPKYLKTDIKSLVFFIFYGVVTLDGMFLTFTYAVKYSTIATASVLLFTNPIFVMIMSRFLFKEKLTKKKLIALVLSILGCLLVVRAYNVEAFKVSFLGIIFGVLSGFTVALQNVMGKIGASKYHYKTHLVYSFLFAAVFLWFFRPPWVLVKNATSIEAWAYIIAIGFFATVIPNGAFVKALQYVESSKASIVCSIEPIIATILGFLIFKEQLEVWQILGMMLIVFSVILIQGKEK, from the coding sequence ATGATAGAATTTGTTAAGGGAGATGAATACATGAATGACTCTAAAAAAGTCACAGAAGGGTATTTATTAGTAGCCTTGTGTGGTACATGTTGGGGTCTCATGGGTGTGCTTACAAAAAAATTAGATCTTCTTGGTTTTGATGAATTTTCTGTATCATCATTGAGACCAACAGTAGCTGCCTTATTTTATTTACTTTATACACTTATAAAAGAACCGAAATATTTAAAAACAGATATTAAAAGTCTCGTGTTTTTTATTTTTTATGGTGTTGTAACTTTAGATGGAATGTTTTTAACCTTTACTTATGCTGTAAAGTATTCTACTATAGCTACAGCCTCGGTACTGCTTTTTACTAACCCTATATTTGTAATGATAATGTCAAGATTTTTATTTAAAGAAAAGCTTACGAAGAAAAAATTAATTGCCCTAGTGCTTTCAATTCTTGGGTGTTTATTAGTTGTAAGAGCTTATAATGTAGAGGCTTTTAAGGTAAGTTTTTTAGGAATAATATTTGGAGTTTTGTCAGGATTTACAGTAGCCCTTCAAAATGTAATGGGTAAAATAGGGGCAAGCAAGTACCATTACAAAACGCATTTGGTTTATTCTTTTCTATTTGCCGCTGTGTTTTTGTGGTTCTTTAGACCACCTTGGGTTTTGGTTAAGAATGCTACATCAATAGAGGCATGGGCTTATATTATTGCCATAGGATTTTTTGCTACAGTTATACCAAATGGAGCTTTTGTAAAAGCACTTCAGTATGTCGAATCAAGTAAAGCTAGTATAGTTTGTAGTATAGAACCTATTATAGCAACTATACTTGGATTTTTGATATTTAAAGAGCAGTTAGAAGTATGGCAGATACTTGGAATGATGCTAATTGTTTTTTCAGTTATTCTGATACAAGGAAAAGAAAAATGA
- a CDS encoding NCS2 family permease has product MYGEFFKLKENGTNIKTEILAGITTFMTMAYILVVNPGILSDAGMNFGSVFTATALSAVIATLIMGLYAKLPFAQAPGMGLNAFFAYTIVKQMGYSWQFALTAVFLEGIIFILLTLVNAREAIVDAIPSNIKKSISVGIGFFIAFIGLENAKIVVHTDGGTIVSLGNITSGYGLLALIGILITGVLLAKNVRGALLIGILSTTIIGIPMGITKIPSNFMSAPPSLAPIFMKFQWKDIFSLDMFIALFTLLFMDMFDTLGTLVGVATKAKMLDENGNVPRIKKALFADAIGTTLGACLGTSTVSTFVESASGVSEGGRTGLTAVSTAVMFAIAMFFSPLFIMIPSPATAPALVLVGLFMMEPIKEIDLVDYTEAIPAFFTIIMMPLTYSISDGIAFGMVSYIFLKVLTRRYKEVSIPAYVVGVLFILKFLI; this is encoded by the coding sequence ATTTATGGAGAGTTTTTTAAATTAAAAGAGAATGGAACTAATATAAAAACTGAGATATTAGCAGGTATAACAACCTTTATGACAATGGCTTATATATTAGTAGTTAATCCAGGTATACTAAGCGATGCTGGTATGAATTTTGGATCTGTGTTTACAGCTACAGCTTTATCTGCAGTTATAGCAACTTTAATAATGGGATTATATGCAAAACTACCTTTTGCTCAGGCACCAGGTATGGGACTTAATGCTTTCTTTGCCTACACTATAGTTAAACAAATGGGATATAGCTGGCAGTTTGCCCTAACAGCAGTTTTTTTAGAAGGAATTATATTTATATTACTTACTTTAGTAAATGCAAGAGAAGCTATAGTTGATGCGATTCCATCAAACATAAAAAAATCTATTTCCGTAGGTATCGGATTTTTTATAGCTTTTATCGGTCTTGAAAATGCGAAAATTGTAGTGCACACTGATGGAGGGACTATAGTATCTCTTGGAAATATCACTAGCGGATATGGTCTTCTTGCACTTATTGGAATATTAATAACAGGAGTTTTATTAGCAAAAAACGTAAGAGGAGCACTTCTTATTGGAATACTTTCAACAACAATAATTGGAATCCCTATGGGAATAACTAAAATTCCTAGTAACTTTATGAGTGCACCACCATCTTTAGCACCTATTTTTATGAAATTTCAGTGGAAGGATATATTTTCATTAGATATGTTTATAGCATTATTTACTTTGCTTTTCATGGACATGTTTGATACTTTAGGAACTCTTGTAGGGGTTGCAACTAAAGCAAAAATGCTTGATGAAAATGGAAATGTTCCAAGGATAAAAAAGGCATTGTTTGCAGATGCTATAGGTACTACTTTGGGAGCTTGTTTGGGTACAAGCACAGTAAGTACTTTTGTTGAAAGTGCTTCAGGAGTTTCAGAGGGAGGAAGAACAGGACTTACAGCGGTGTCTACTGCAGTAATGTTTGCAATTGCTATGTTTTTCTCACCACTATTTATAATGATACCATCACCAGCAACAGCACCAGCTCTTGTACTTGTTGGACTTTTTATGATGGAGCCAATTAAAGAAATAGATTTGGTAGATTATACTGAGGCAATACCTGCATTTTTCACCATAATAATGATGCCTTTAACTTACAGTATATCTGACGGAATTGCTTTTGGAATGGTATCTTACATATTCTTAAAGGTACTTACTAGAAGATATAAGGAAGTAAGTATACCGGCTTATGTTGTTGGGGTACTGTTTATTCTTAAATTTTTGATATAG
- a CDS encoding MalY/PatB family protein, with amino-acid sequence MLYNFDENVQRENTACAKWDMLNTLYGRDDLISMWVADMDFKVAPPIINAIKTRLSHEIFGYSFAKDSYYDSVINWMKKRHNWEIKKEWIKFTPGVVPAINYIVQAFTNPGDEIMIQSPVYYPFSNAIRNNGRSIVDNPLIYKNNTYVMDYEDLEKKITKRTKLLILCNPHNPVGRVWSKDELKKLGEICLKHNVLVVSDEIHFDLIYKGNKHTVFSSISEEFSQNSIVCTAPSKTFNIAGLQISNIIIANKLLREKFEIQLENNSISSPNIFAPIALEAAYTEGEPWLLELLDYLQENLEYLMDFFEKRIPKLKVIKPEGTYLIWIDCSNLNMTGEELREFFINKCKLALDDGFIFGKAGDSFERINIACPRALLKKALEGIEKAVNNL; translated from the coding sequence ATTTTGTATAATTTTGATGAAAATGTTCAAAGAGAAAATACTGCCTGTGCAAAATGGGACATGTTAAACACTTTATATGGAAGAGATGATCTTATATCTATGTGGGTAGCAGATATGGATTTTAAAGTTGCCCCACCTATAATTAATGCAATTAAAACCAGATTGTCCCATGAAATATTTGGATATTCCTTTGCAAAAGATTCTTATTACGATTCTGTAATAAATTGGATGAAAAAAAGACATAACTGGGAGATAAAAAAAGAGTGGATTAAATTTACCCCAGGAGTAGTTCCTGCAATTAATTACATAGTTCAAGCATTTACAAACCCTGGCGATGAAATTATGATTCAAAGTCCTGTGTACTATCCCTTCTCTAATGCCATAAGAAATAATGGACGTAGCATTGTGGACAATCCACTAATTTATAAAAATAATACCTATGTAATGGACTATGAAGACCTTGAAAAGAAAATAACTAAAAGAACAAAGCTTCTCATTTTATGTAATCCTCATAACCCTGTAGGTAGAGTTTGGAGTAAAGATGAGCTTAAAAAGCTTGGGGAAATATGCTTAAAACATAATGTATTAGTTGTTTCCGATGAAATACATTTTGACTTAATTTATAAAGGAAATAAACACACTGTATTTTCTAGCATTTCAGAAGAATTTTCTCAAAATTCAATAGTATGTACTGCACCTAGCAAAACTTTTAATATAGCAGGTCTTCAAATTTCTAATATTATCATAGCTAACAAATTATTAAGAGAAAAGTTTGAAATTCAACTAGAAAACAACTCCATATCAAGTCCTAATATTTTTGCTCCAATTGCACTAGAAGCAGCTTACACTGAGGGTGAGCCCTGGCTTTTAGAATTATTAGATTACTTACAAGAAAATCTAGAATACTTAATGGATTTCTTTGAAAAAAGAATACCTAAATTAAAAGTAATTAAGCCAGAGGGAACTTATCTAATTTGGATAGATTGTTCAAATCTAAACATGACAGGAGAAGAACTAAGAGAATTTTTTATAAACAAATGTAAACTTGCTTTAGATGATGGATTTATATTTGGAAAAGCTGGGGATTCTTTTGAAAGAATTAACATAGCTTGTCCACGAGCACTTTTAAAGAAAGCCCTAGAAGGAATAGAAAAAGCTGTTAATAATCTATAA
- a CDS encoding DUF503 domain-containing protein: MIVGTAKIYLYADWVHSLKEKRMIVKSLIARVHNKYNVAIAEIENQDYHKSVVLGIACVSNDTRHANSIIENVLGFIERNTDALVEKREIEIL, encoded by the coding sequence ATGATTGTGGGAACTGCCAAAATATATTTATATGCAGACTGGGTACATTCGCTTAAAGAAAAGAGAATGATTGTAAAGAGTTTGATAGCAAGGGTCCATAATAAATATAACGTAGCTATAGCAGAAATAGAAAATCAGGATTATCATAAGTCTGTAGTTTTGGGTATAGCCTGTGTAAGTAATGATACAAGACATGCAAATAGTATAATAGAAAATGTACTTGGATTTATTGAGAGAAATACAGATGCTTTAGTTGAGAAAAGGGAAATAGAAATACTATAA